From the genome of Papaver somniferum cultivar HN1 chromosome 2, ASM357369v1, whole genome shotgun sequence, one region includes:
- the LOC113348043 gene encoding (RS)-norcoclaurine 6-O-methyltransferase-like encodes MEIKLEDQEQEMRNQGHVWNIICGSVDSSVLKCTIELGILDTIHNSSKPMTLSSLSSASPSLSTLKAENLYRLLRHLSHMNLIAVNSTEGNEIFSLTGISKLLLKNQERSLKDWVLGIDDEHSINGWHELTDYCLSADDAPTPFVKLHGKIMWELAEEVPEVNALINNAMACDTRMVMPAFVQGCDSILKGIKKLVDIGGGTGAAMSYVVKAYPEIKCMVFDLPHVVAAAPEIPGVEMVGGDMFESIPPADALLLKFMLHNWKDAECIKLLKRCKEAIPADQGKVIIIEMVLDQDEDDNDLTQARLSLDLDMMLSSGGKERTKDEWRILLEEAGFSKIEFIPIFAIQSVIVAYP; translated from the exons ATGGAAATCAAACTAGAAGATCAAGAACAAGAAATGAGAAACCAAGGTCATGTATGGAACATAATCTGTGGTAGTGTAGATTCATCAGTACTTAAATGTACAATTGAGTTAGGCATTCTTGATACAATTCACAACTCATCCAAACCCATGACATTATCTTCCTTATCATCAGCATCACCATCTTTATCTACACTCAAAGCTgaaaacttgtacagattattgaGACACTTATCTCATATGAATCTTATTGCTGTCAATTCAACCGAAGGAAACGAGATATTTTCTTTAACAGGTATATCTAAATTACTGCTTAAGAATCAAGAAAGAAGTTTGAAAGATTGGGTTCTCGGTATCGACGATGAGCATTCCATTAACGGGTGGCATGAGTTAACCGATTATTGTTTATCGGCCGACGATGCACCCACTCCTTTTGTGAAGTTGCACGGGAAGATCATGTGGGAATTAGCTGAAGAAGTTCCTGAAGTTAATGCACTTATTAATAATGCTATGGCTTGTGATACTAGGATGGTAATGCCTGCATTTGTGCAAGGTTGTGATAGTATCTTGAAGGGTATTAAGAAGTTAGTCGACATCGGTGGTGGCACCGGAGCTGCTATGAGTTATGTTGTTAAGGCTTATCCTGAGATAAAGTGCATGGTTTTTGACCTGCCTCACGTTGTTGCTGCTGCACCGGAGATTCCAGGTGTGGAAATGGTTGGTGGCGACATGTTTGAATCCATTCCCCCTGCTGATGCTCTTTTATTGAAG TTCATGCTTCATAACTGGAAAGACGCAGAATGCATAAAACTACTAAAGAGGTGTAAGGAGGCAATTCCTGCCGATCAAGGGAAAGTTATCATAATAGAAATGGTTTTGGATCAAGACGAAGATGACAATGATTTGACACAAGCTAGATTGAGTCTTGATCTAGATATGATGCTGAGTTCAGGAGGAAAAGAAAGGACCAAAGATGAATGGAGAATTTTACTTGAAGAAGCTGGTTTCAGTAAGATTGAATTCATTCCTATTTTTGCTATTCAGTCGGTTATTGTCGCATATCCTTAG